The Pseudomonadota bacterium DNA segment CGGGACAGCGGCTTTCTCGGCTCCCAGGTGAAAGCCCCCGAAGAGGACACCTTTGCCTGCTCGGAATATGACAAGATCCTGCTGATCAGTCTGGATGGCGTCTATAAAGTAATCAACGTCTGTGAAAAAACTTTTGTCGGCAATGATCTGGCCTGGGTCGGCAAGGTTGATGAAAAACTGATCTTCAACGTTGTCTATCGGGACGGGGAGGAAAATCTCTCATACATCAAGAGATTCAGAATGCCGAAATTCATTCTCGAAAAGGAGTACCGGCTCTTTGCCGAGAACAGGAAGTCGAAGATCCTGTTTCTGAAAACCGGGGAGGGGGTCTGGGTCAGGACCCATTTTGCCCCGAACAAAAGGGCCAAGCAGAATTTCTCGGATTTCAATATGGACGAGTTCCTGATTAAAGGGGCGCCGGCCATCGGGAAACGAGTGTCCTCGCGAGTGGTCAGAAAGGTTGCTGAAACCAAGCCGAAAGAAAACGGCGGCCTCCCGGAGGATGGTGTTGAACAACCACCCGGACTTTTCGACGGCAGGAAAGAATAAGATCCGCCCTGATGGTTCCTGAAACATAAAAAAAGGCCCCTCGAAACTCTCGAAGGGCCTTTTTATTTGTGGTGAACGGAACTTCTATTCAAGATATGCCTTGAGGATCACAATATCCTTTCTGGGAACATCCCGGTGGCCGCCAACCGAGGTCGTCGGCGCCGAAACAATCTTGTCCGCCACGTCCATTCCTTCAACAACTCTGCCGAAGACGGCGTATCCGAAATTCTGGGGCTGGGTTCCCCGGTGATCGAGACTGACGTTGTCAACGACATTGATGAAGAACTGACTGGTCGCACTGTGAATATTGCTGGTTCTGGCCATGGACAGGGTGCCGCGTTTGTTCTTCAGACCATTGGTCGCTTCATTCGGTATCGGCCTGCCGGTATTTTTCTTCTTCAATCCCGGTTCAAATCCGCCCCCCTGGATCATGAAACCGGGAATGACCCGATGGAAGATGAGCCCGTCATAAAACCCCTGTTTGACATAGTTTCTGAAGTTGTCCGCCGACAGGGGCGCTTCCTTGTCGAAGAGTTCGATCTTCATGGTCCCCATGGTTGTCTCCATGACCACGTTCTTCCCGGCGGGATCGGTTTTCTGTTCCGCCGCTGCAGAAAGCGGCAACAGCAGGATCATCAGCATCAACACCACTCTGAAATGCATAAAAACCTCCTGAAGTCAGGCAATAAAAGCCAAAAGTTTGAAATTATGGAACAATTGTGATATAAGGGTCGAGAATCAGAAAACAAAGAAACTTATTTTGCCATTTAATTCAACAGGAATAACCGTAATCGGATAATCTTAAAGCCACCTTTCAGCAAAGAACCTTCTGAGAGAACTTCTGTTTGTGAGCAGAAGTTTTTTTAATCTAATTTTTCCGGAAAATATTATAGAATACCCTTATGAATGTTATGGACGAAACCATTGAACCGCTGTTTGAACCTTCTCAAGCCCTCCTGGGTGACGAGAAGAAAGAACCTGTGCCCTGTGTCGAACCGATCCGGTTCGGCAACATCGAAGTGGACGGCCTGAATGTTCAGGCCTGCCTTGCCGTAACTCTGTGTGCATTCCTGATTCTGATCTCTGTCCTCAGATTTTCGCCTGCTGATTATTTTATGCAGCAGAATATCCAGGCTGTCAACCAGCCCCAGTATATTGATGTCGGATCCGGAGAGGAGCTTGTCCAGTCGCTTAAGGAAAACGGGCTCTGGGAAATCGACGAGCAGGACCGGGTGCCCCCCGTAATATTTTCCGGGTTCCCGGAAAGCATCAACAACCTGCATATTGAGGTCAAGAAGAAAAGCTTTCTTCATGCCATGGTTCCCGCCGCTCTGATCGCCCTCGCCGAGATTGAAAACGAGAAAAAAGCCCTGCAAAGTATCCTTGCCAGATTTCCTCAAGGTTTCAAGGAGCTGGTTTTTTCAGATGATTTTGCGGTCTGGGGGCGGGTTCTGACCATGGACGAAATAGAATTTGTCCTGATGCTGACCAGAAAATACCGGACAAACCGCGCAGCCGAACTCCACAAGAGGATCGATTTGATCCCGATCAGTCTGATCCTGGCGCAGGGGGCCATCGAGTCGTCCTGGGGCACCTCCCGTTTTGCCCAGCTGGGGAACAATCTCTTCGGCATCTGGACCTGGGGCGAAAAAGGAATTGTCCCAGCCGGGCGTGACGATGGCAAACAGCACAAGATTGCCACCTACGACACCATAATCGATTCGATCAGGGCCTATATCATCATGATCAACCGCCTGCCCGCCTATCGGAATTTCAGGGAGATCAGGAGCAAAACCAGCAACCCCATGAAACTTGCGGATGGCCTGTTATATTATTCGGAACGTCGCGATGCTTACGTCTGGGAAGTAAAAAATCTCATCAGATACAACAAATTGACTGCCTATGACGCACTGACCCTTGCCGATGCACCGGAGACACCTGTCATGATGAAGTCTTCGTTTATACTCGCCCGGTATGGCAAAAAGGCCGTCTGACCCATGGTCTCTTTCGATGCAAATGGCTGCTATGAACTCTCTGATATCTACCGGGGAATTCCTGTAAATTATCCCCCCCGGATTCACAAATACCTTGTTTTCTGTCTTGTTTTACTCTGCAGTCTTATCACCTTTTGCCCCTCCATCCCAAGTTATGCCTCTGAGCTGCATACTCCGGAAGTTACCGCTCTGATTTATCACCGTTTCGGTGAAGACAGATATCCTTCAACCAACGTTTCCATGGACAGATTCCGGGAGCAGATGGCGTATCTGCTTGCCCATCAGTATCAGGTGATCCCGTTGTCCCGGCTTGTGGATTCAATCATCGACAATAAACCCTTGCCCGACAAGTCGGTTGTCATCACCATCGACGACGGGTACCGCAGTGTTTATGAAAATGCCTGGCCCGTTCTTAAATCATTCGGTTTCCCGTTCACGGTTTTTATCTATGTGCAGGGGATTGATCGTGAATATCCCGATTACATGAACTGGGATCAGCTTAAAGAGATGCAGGAGAGCGGGGTTGATATCCAGGACCATGGATATGCCCATGAAAGACTGGTCAACCGGCCTGCCGGGCTCGATGATGCCGCATATCGAAGCTGGATCAGCGCCGATATGGTGAAAAGCTCGAGGATCATGATGGAAAAAATGGGCCGGAGACCCAGATTTTACGCGATTCCCTACGGGGAATACAATCTCCAGGTCATTGAGGAGGCGAAGAGCATTGGCTATGACGCGGTCTTTTCCCAGGATCCCGGGTCGATCAGCCGGTATACCGACCCCTATCTGATCCCCAGAGAGCCGATTCTCGGTGACAACTGGTCAACTGTCCGTCATTTTGAAGAGGTGTTGCAGCGGGTTGATTTACCGCTCAAGGATATTACCCCGACAGTAGGCAACCTCAACACCGTGCCGACCTCTTTTGGGGCAAGAATTCTTTCCCCAGGAAAATATGTTCAGTCGAGTTTCAATATTTATGTCAGTGAATTCGGCTGGATGCACCCGGAAGTTGTAGGAGATCTGGTCAGCGTAAAAAACGAAACGCCTTTGACCAAGCGGTTGAACAGGGTGATCGTCAAGGCACGGGAGAGGGAAAGCGGCAGGACCGCGATCCGCTCCTGGCTGCTTGTGAACAACTGACAGTTCAACCCTGATGGTCCGATCTGGCGGGCAGTTCTATAAACTCATTCACCCTTCGGGTATAAGTCTCGATGTCTCGCAAGCTCGCTTATCGGTACGAGCAGGTAAGCTGCTCAACTCAGCTATATCCATTTAGAAGTTTTGTGATTCTGGTCTTCAGCCAAAACTGAAACGGTTTGTTGAGAATCTCAGGGGCAACCATGCATCCCGATTCTCGCCGCACCCCCCCGTCTCGGGTCTCCTGCAGGTTTTCCCGAACTGATGGTGTGTACCCCACCGAAATAAACACTTCGCTCATCCCAGACATTCACCTGCCGGTATTCCCGCAGCTTTTCAATGGCGGACCGTTCATATCCCGGTTCAATCTGCAGGACACTGCCATCCCAGTGAATACGGGGCAGGTCAACTGCCTTTTGAACATCGAAACCGAAATCCAGAATATTACTCAACACCTGGGGAATCGCTGTCCGTATTCTCTTGCTGCCGCCGCTGCCGATCACCATTGCCACACCGGCCTCGCTCATGAGCAGAGATGGAGACATCATTGACGACACCCGCCGGCCTGGAGGACTGGCATGAAATCCCTGGGGATGAAGATCGTCCTCACCCATCATGTTGTTCAGCATGATCCCGGTTCCGGGAACAAAATAACCGGATCCTTCACCATTCGAAGTAGTCATTGATGCGTGGTTTCCCAAGCCATCGGACACGCTGATATGGGTTGTCCCCCGACTGAATTTCCTCAGCCTGCCGATTGCGGTGGTGAGCCAGCTGTCGGCGCTTTTAAAAGGATTGAAGACCGTTTCGTCCCGATGCAGATCAATTTCCTCCATGATTGCCGTCAAAGAGGCCAGGTGCAGGTTGCTCCCCCAATCCATTTCAGGAAAGGGAAGCGCTTCCATGAGTTTCAGGGTGGCTCCGATCAGGGTGCCGCCAAAAGAAGGAGGCGGATTGGTCAGAAGTGTGAAACCGCGATATTGTAAGGATAAAGGACGCCTTTCAATGACCTGGTATTCGGCAAGGTCCCGGGCGGTTAGAAGTCCATTTCCCCCGGC contains these protein-coding regions:
- a CDS encoding peptidylprolyl isomerase, which produces MHFRVVLMLMILLLPLSAAAEQKTDPAGKNVVMETTMGTMKIELFDKEAPLSADNFRNYVKQGFYDGLIFHRVIPGFMIQGGGFEPGLKKKNTGRPIPNEATNGLKNKRGTLSMARTSNIHSATSQFFINVVDNVSLDHRGTQPQNFGYAVFGRVVEGMDVADKIVSAPTTSVGGHRDVPRKDIVILKAYLE
- a CDS encoding glucosaminidase domain-containing protein, yielding MDETIEPLFEPSQALLGDEKKEPVPCVEPIRFGNIEVDGLNVQACLAVTLCAFLILISVLRFSPADYFMQQNIQAVNQPQYIDVGSGEELVQSLKENGLWEIDEQDRVPPVIFSGFPESINNLHIEVKKKSFLHAMVPAALIALAEIENEKKALQSILARFPQGFKELVFSDDFAVWGRVLTMDEIEFVLMLTRKYRTNRAAELHKRIDLIPISLILAQGAIESSWGTSRFAQLGNNLFGIWTWGEKGIVPAGRDDGKQHKIATYDTIIDSIRAYIIMINRLPAYRNFREIRSKTSNPMKLADGLLYYSERRDAYVWEVKNLIRYNKLTAYDALTLADAPETPVMMKSSFILARYGKKAV
- a CDS encoding polysaccharide deacetylase family protein produces the protein MVSFDANGCYELSDIYRGIPVNYPPRIHKYLVFCLVLLCSLITFCPSIPSYASELHTPEVTALIYHRFGEDRYPSTNVSMDRFREQMAYLLAHQYQVIPLSRLVDSIIDNKPLPDKSVVITIDDGYRSVYENAWPVLKSFGFPFTVFIYVQGIDREYPDYMNWDQLKEMQESGVDIQDHGYAHERLVNRPAGLDDAAYRSWISADMVKSSRIMMEKMGRRPRFYAIPYGEYNLQVIEEAKSIGYDAVFSQDPGSISRYTDPYLIPREPILGDNWSTVRHFEEVLQRVDLPLKDITPTVGNLNTVPTSFGARILSPGKYVQSSFNIYVSEFGWMHPEVVGDLVSVKNETPLTKRLNRVIVKARERESGRTAIRSWLLVNN
- a CDS encoding gamma-glutamyltransferase, translated to MNRQRKTMVAGGHPLTSQAAIEIMEEGGNAFDGVVAAGFTAAIAEQALTSLGGGGFLLARTSGGEEILFDFFSDTPGKGLAGNALDPHFFPVTISFSGSDQDFNIGLGSVAVPGNLKGFLHVHKRFGRLPLAKVLQPAVRAARDGVVLNHRQSQFMDLLHPIMTLSETGRSMYVKNGSYLQEGDMTHNPDLAGFLESLADDHGESFYNGSIASAIEADMAGGNGLLTARDLAEYQVIERRPLSLQYRGFTLLTNPPPSFGGTLIGATLKLMEALPFPEMDWGSNLHLASLTAIMEEIDLHRDETVFNPFKSADSWLTTAIGRLRKFSRGTTHISVSDGLGNHASMTTSNGEGSGYFVPGTGIMLNNMMGEDDLHPQGFHASPPGRRVSSMMSPSLLMSEAGVAMVIGSGGSKRIRTAIPQVLSNILDFGFDVQKAVDLPRIHWDGSVLQIEPGYERSAIEKLREYRQVNVWDERSVYFGGVHTISSGKPAGDPRRGGAARIGMHGCP